The following proteins are encoded in a genomic region of bacterium:
- a CDS encoding DUF1565 domain-containing protein, whose translation MKIRVFGLIIVTIMLLAILPALSTAAPQVFIETDRDSYKAGDTIEVSLAGDNQGEGMSVDVYIGLLTPNGSLWTCGWYWSEAINPWIEGIYVPAGFTMNQKRFFSFDLPSGMPPIADPGEYSFAAVLTEPGTFNWVCEASFGTFTVFSVTGVDYYVDAALGEDYEWYDGSEDLPWKTITHALNSVVASPAAPATIHVAAGVYSTSTNGETFPLNMKSWVSLVGDGADVTVLDAESAANVIWGYYVDDWTIEGFMITGGKSKDGGGIYCETQNRWCPASCTVANNTITGNSAQNGGGIFCGGGWPMVRDNVISGNHATNSGGGIYSECPLTIQNNAIEGNSCDGRGGAVCCSYSSWVGVLCNTIRGNSADEGGGIYNYRHTILVFGNLIADNSAGSHGGGVFCWCSYASVQSNTIEHNSADLSGGGLYTAATSIIIFSNYVIENSSQHNGGGILSEYAEIISNNLIALNSAGLDGGGVVCDYPPTEFQNNTIADNVAGGLGGGVWSYGPSEITDSIIWNNGDDLYNCTARYCCVQDPDEGEGNIHADPLFVDGPYGHYYLDPNSPCVDAGSCSPDDAGLLYMTTQARSTPDFWTVDLGYHYPIPFESWTKANQLP comes from the coding sequence ATGAAGATACGTGTTTTCGGCTTGATTATCGTTACCATCATGCTTCTGGCAATCCTGCCGGCTCTGTCAACAGCGGCGCCTCAGGTATTCATCGAAACCGATAGGGACAGCTACAAGGCGGGCGACACGATTGAGGTGAGCCTGGCGGGGGATAATCAGGGCGAGGGGATGTCCGTTGACGTTTATATCGGTCTGCTGACGCCCAACGGCTCGCTCTGGACATGCGGCTGGTACTGGTCCGAGGCGATCAACCCGTGGATTGAGGGCATCTACGTGCCGGCGGGGTTCACCATGAACCAAAAGCGCTTTTTCTCGTTCGATCTGCCCTCCGGAATGCCGCCAATCGCAGACCCTGGCGAGTATTCCTTCGCCGCGGTCCTGACCGAACCGGGCACATTCAACTGGGTCTGTGAGGCCAGTTTTGGGACATTTACGGTCTTCTCCGTTACGGGCGTGGATTACTACGTTGACGCCGCACTAGGAGAGGATTACGAGTGGTATGATGGCTCTGAGGACCTGCCCTGGAAGACGATTACGCACGCCTTGAACTCGGTCGTGGCCTCGCCCGCCGCGCCAGCAACCATCCACGTCGCGGCCGGCGTGTATTCTACCTCCACCAACGGCGAGACGTTCCCGCTTAACATGAAGAGCTGGGTCTCGCTTGTCGGCGACGGCGCAGACGTCACGGTTCTGGACGCTGAGTCCGCGGCCAACGTAATCTGGGGTTACTACGTCGATGACTGGACGATAGAGGGATTCATGATAACAGGCGGCAAAAGCAAGGATGGTGGAGGGATATACTGCGAGACCCAGAATCGGTGGTGCCCGGCTTCTTGTACGGTCGCGAACAACACTATTACTGGCAACTCGGCACAAAATGGCGGTGGGATATTCTGCGGCGGCGGTTGGCCTATGGTCAGAGACAACGTAATATCAGGCAATCACGCGACTAATTCCGGAGGCGGGATATACTCCGAATGCCCTCTGACCATCCAGAACAACGCCATTGAGGGTAACTCCTGCGACGGCCGGGGTGGCGCGGTATGCTGCTCGTACTCAAGCTGGGTGGGAGTATTGTGCAACACGATACGAGGTAATTCAGCCGACGAGGGAGGGGGAATATACAACTACCGGCATACGATCCTGGTGTTTGGCAACTTGATCGCCGATAACTCGGCTGGATCTCACGGAGGCGGTGTATTCTGCTGGTGCAGTTACGCCTCTGTCCAGAGTAACACGATTGAGCACAACAGCGCAGATCTCAGCGGTGGCGGGTTATACACGGCCGCGACCAGCATCATCATATTCAGTAACTACGTTATAGAGAATTCATCCCAACACAATGGCGGCGGGATCCTTAGTGAATACGCAGAGATCATATCGAACAACTTAATCGCGCTGAACAGCGCCGGGCTGGACGGCGGCGGTGTGGTCTGTGATTATCCACCTACGGAGTTTCAGAATAACACCATCGCGGACAACGTTGCGGGGGGGCTCGGTGGGGGAGTCTGGAGCTACGGGCCCTCCGAGATCACGGACTCCATCATCTGGAACAACGGGGATGACCTCTACAACTGCACGGCCAGATATTGCTGTGTCCAGGACCCCGACGAGGGCGAGGGCAACATCCACGCCGACCCGCTGTTTGTGGACGGGCCCTATGGTCACTATTATCTGGACCCCAATAGCCCATGCGTTGACGCTGGTAGCTGCTCCCCGGACGATGCGGGGCTTTTATATATGACCACGCAAGCTCGCAGCACGCCGGACTTTTGGACCGTCGATTTGGGATACCATTATCCCATTCCCTTCGAATCGTGGACGAAAGCAAACCAACTGCCTTGA
- a CDS encoding GNAT family N-acetyltransferase: MERKKADEFSIRKFRDRDLPAIYEIEQEIFTPPWPRSAFLYIAKSGWGTRGEILLLEHRPPDSKPKPVGYTCLMWEAGIGHILNLAIRKPFRGRKLGERLLVAGIQRLLEKGLSKAVLEVRSSNSIARELYEKHGFTLHHVQKGYYPDGEDGLVMVKPLDV, encoded by the coding sequence GTGGAGCGTAAAAAAGCAGACGAGTTCTCGATCCGCAAGTTCCGCGACCGGGACCTCCCGGCCATATATGAGATCGAGCAGGAGATATTCACGCCGCCCTGGCCGCGTTCAGCCTTTCTCTACATAGCGAAGTCTGGGTGGGGCACACGCGGCGAAATACTGCTGCTGGAGCACAGGCCGCCCGATTCAAAGCCCAAGCCTGTCGGCTACACATGCCTCATGTGGGAAGCGGGGATAGGCCATATCCTCAACCTCGCAATTCGGAAACCTTTCAGGGGCAGGAAACTCGGCGAGCGGCTCCTTGTGGCGGGAATACAAAGGCTCCTCGAGAAGGGCCTCTCGAAAGCTGTGCTGGAGGTTAGAAGCTCTAACAGCATCGCGAGAGAACTATATGAAAAGCATGGGTTCACCCTCCACCACGTCCAAAAGGGCTACTATCCAGACGGCGAGGATGGCCTTGTAATGGTCAAGCCGCTCGACGTGTAG